The following are encoded together in the Chrysiogenia bacterium genome:
- a CDS encoding SDR family NAD(P)-dependent oxidoreductase, giving the protein MGKLDGKVALVTGAGGGIGRAHAMLLAKEGASVVVNDLGGSRDGKGGSDAMASQVAEEIKAAGGKAVPNFDSVAEDAGARNMVQQAIDEFGKLDILIANAGILRDKTFKNMDEEMWDIVVKVHLKGTYFTTRHAYDHMAARGEGGRIIMTSSTSGLFGNFGQTNYGAAKAGIAGFMRCLWPEAERKGVTVNVLAPAALTRLTEDLQGFSDEDGFGKKLAPEMISPAIVWLCTDAAANITGRQFLVFGNTVKLIEPATVDIAEKSNDEAPWDLDEIGAKIQEVVGKRKQPTWN; this is encoded by the coding sequence ATGGGCAAGCTTGATGGAAAAGTCGCACTGGTAACCGGCGCGGGCGGCGGCATTGGCCGCGCGCACGCGATGCTGCTGGCAAAGGAAGGCGCCTCGGTCGTCGTGAACGACCTGGGCGGCTCGCGAGACGGCAAGGGCGGCTCGGACGCCATGGCCAGCCAGGTGGCCGAGGAGATCAAGGCGGCCGGCGGCAAGGCGGTTCCCAACTTTGATTCGGTCGCAGAGGACGCAGGCGCCAGGAACATGGTCCAGCAGGCCATCGACGAGTTCGGCAAGCTCGACATCCTCATCGCCAACGCGGGCATCCTGCGCGACAAGACCTTCAAGAACATGGACGAGGAAATGTGGGACATCGTGGTGAAGGTCCACCTCAAGGGCACCTACTTCACCACGCGCCACGCCTACGACCACATGGCCGCGCGCGGCGAGGGCGGACGCATCATCATGACGAGTTCCACCTCCGGCCTGTTCGGCAATTTTGGCCAGACCAACTACGGCGCGGCCAAGGCCGGTATCGCGGGCTTTATGCGCTGCCTGTGGCCCGAGGCCGAGCGCAAGGGCGTCACCGTCAACGTGCTCGCCCCCGCGGCGCTCACCCGCCTCACCGAAGACCTCCAGGGATTCAGTGACGAAGACGGCTTCGGCAAGAAACTGGCCCCCGAGATGATCAGCCCGGCCATCGTCTGGCTCTGCACCGACGCCGCGGCGAACATCACCGGCCGCCAGTTCCTGGTGTTCGGCAACACGGTCAAACTCATCGAACCCGCCACCGTCGACATTGCTGAGAAGAGCAACGACGAAGCCCCCTGGGACCTCGACGAAATCGGCGCCAAGATCCAGGAAGTCGTCGGCAAGCGCAAGCAGCCGACCTGGAACTAA